The genomic window AGATGTTTTATGGATAAATATGGTTGCCTTTACTATTGTAGAAGGTATTGTGGGCTTGTTTATAATGTTCGGTTTGTTTACTCGAATTATGAGTATTGGTGTTTTTGGTTTAGCAATGGGTATTCTTCTTGGTTCGGGCTGGATAGGCACAACTTGTTTAGATGAATGGCAAATTGGGGTGTTAGGTATAGCCGCCGGATTTGTGTTATTTCTAAGTGGTAGTAGTAAGTATTCCGTGGATAATTACTTAATTAAGAATGGTTTTTCTATTACTAATAAGAAGTGGTTTTCGTGGCTAGGTTCAGGTATGTTGCCTGTTAGAGAAGGAGTGTTTCCTAAGGTTGTTTTAATTGGTTCTATTTTGATTTTTGGAATGACTTTAATGACAAACCAAATATTTCATGGTGGATTATGGGGGACGCTGCATAACAAATCGGTAAAACCGAAGTTAGAAATTACTAATGGCATGATTGATAATAATAAACTTTCGTTTGATGTTTTTAGAACTGAAGGCGTTGATGTTTACGGAGCTTGGATAATTGGTATAGAATTGTTGGATGAGC from Algibacter sp. L1A34 includes these protein-coding regions:
- a CDS encoding TQO small subunit DoxD produces the protein MKNISIKNDAGLLVLALRLVVGWTYFSAFFRRTILADKLDPDLAGYIGVKFNHFLPNALGIKPIIQYLVENPDVLWINMVAFTIVEGIVGLFIMFGLFTRIMSIGVFGLAMGILLGSGWIGTTCLDEWQIGVLGIAAGFVLFLSGSSKYSVDNYLIKNGFSITNKKWFSWLGSGMLPVREGVFPKVVLIGSILIFGMTLMTNQIFHGGLWGTLHNKSVKPKLEITNGMIDNNKLSFDVFRTEGVDVYGAWIIGIELLDEQNSTVIKYAQDDLALLEDESILNYYVAKVKAGAHSLIVPLGAKAKINLFNKGLDSLPKGNYTIKITDISDAFWVVKLKK